In the Telopea speciosissima isolate NSW1024214 ecotype Mountain lineage chromosome 2, Tspe_v1, whole genome shotgun sequence genome, one interval contains:
- the LOC122652427 gene encoding dof zinc finger protein DOF1.4-like isoform X1, which yields MIISPPPNEWPQHQIDETGLIASSGRVMEKPGQEQALKCPRCDSSNTKFCYYNNYSLSQPRHFCKACKRYWTRGGTLRNVPVGGGYRKNKRVKRSSSNDVSSPSSCSSALGTPTTPPVSTASIHINPLLYGLSGMGSPSDINNFPFPSFHSRVSNMETLPTSCNTDYNLQPRLNVLGLGFSSAAMSTTDAHEDDYRTGFNPSSQIQDMVSSYSLLGSSSAPSTASLFASSLHQQLGGLKGRKPGNNHFQALLPFEDLQMGLSSEMGTVKEVKLETGDKRIPFQNQIEPIGQAADSSLYWNTTSVSAWADLNNFGSSVTPLI from the exons ATGATCATCTCTCCTCCCCCTAACGAGTGGCCACag CATCAAATAGATGAGACAGGGTTGATTGCTTCAAGTGGCAGGGTAATGGAGAAACCAGGGCAAGAACAAGCACTTAAATGCCCTCGTTGTGACTCTTCAAACACCAAATTCTGTTACTACAACAACTACAGCTTATCCCAGCCCAGACACTTCTGTAAGGCCTGCAAGCGTTATTGGACTAGAGGGGGAACTCTGCGTAATGTCCCAGTCGGTGGAGGCTACCGCAAGAACAAGAGGGTTAAGAGGTCTTCATCCAACGatgtttcttctccttcttcttgttcttcagcTCTTGGTACTCCAACTACTCCTCCTGTTTCCACAGCTTCCATCCACATTAATCCTTTGTTATATGGTCTATCCGGTATGGGTTCTCCCTCAGACATCAATAACTTCCCCTTCCCAAGCTTTCATTCCAGAGTCTCTAACATGGAGACTTTGCCCACATCATGCAACACCGACTATAATCTTCAGCCACGATTGAATGTTCTTGGGTTGGGTTTCTCTTCTGCAGCTATGAGTACTACTGATGCACATGAAGATGATTACCGAACTGGGTTTAATCCTTCTTCCCAGATCCAAGATATGGTTTCAAGCTATTCCCTTCTTGGatcttcttctgctccttcaacAGCTTCTTTATTTGCTTCTAGCCTTCATCAGCAGCTAGGTGGGCTTAAAGGTAGGAAACCTGGTAATAATCATTTTCAGGCTTTGTTACCCTTTGAAGACCTCCAAATGGGTTTGAGCAGCGAAATGGGGACGGTGAAGGAAGTGAAGTTAGAGACAGGGGACAAACGAATCCCATTCCAGAATCAAATCGAACCAATTGGACAGGCGGCCGACTCATCTCTCTACTGGAATACCACGAGTGTCAGTGCTTGGGCTGATCTCAACAACTTTGGATCTTCGGTCACCCCTTTAATTTGA
- the LOC122652427 gene encoding dof zinc finger protein DOF1.4-like isoform X2 — protein sequence MIISPPPNEWPQHQIDETGLIASSGRVMEKPGQEQALKCPRCDSSNTKFCYYNNYSLSQPRHFCKACKRYWTRGGTLRNVPVGGGYRKNKRVKRSSSNDVSSPSSCSSALGTPTTPPVSTASIHINPLLYGLSGMGSPSDINNFPFPSFHSRVSNMETLPTSCNTDYNLQPRLNVLGLGFSSAAMSTTDAHEDDYRTGFNPSSQIQDMVSSYSLLGSSSAPSTASLFASSLHQQLGGLKGRKPGNNHFQALLPFEDLQMEVKLETGDKRIPFQNQIEPIGQAADSSLYWNTTSVSAWADLNNFGSSVTPLI from the exons ATGATCATCTCTCCTCCCCCTAACGAGTGGCCACag CATCAAATAGATGAGACAGGGTTGATTGCTTCAAGTGGCAGGGTAATGGAGAAACCAGGGCAAGAACAAGCACTTAAATGCCCTCGTTGTGACTCTTCAAACACCAAATTCTGTTACTACAACAACTACAGCTTATCCCAGCCCAGACACTTCTGTAAGGCCTGCAAGCGTTATTGGACTAGAGGGGGAACTCTGCGTAATGTCCCAGTCGGTGGAGGCTACCGCAAGAACAAGAGGGTTAAGAGGTCTTCATCCAACGatgtttcttctccttcttcttgttcttcagcTCTTGGTACTCCAACTACTCCTCCTGTTTCCACAGCTTCCATCCACATTAATCCTTTGTTATATGGTCTATCCGGTATGGGTTCTCCCTCAGACATCAATAACTTCCCCTTCCCAAGCTTTCATTCCAGAGTCTCTAACATGGAGACTTTGCCCACATCATGCAACACCGACTATAATCTTCAGCCACGATTGAATGTTCTTGGGTTGGGTTTCTCTTCTGCAGCTATGAGTACTACTGATGCACATGAAGATGATTACCGAACTGGGTTTAATCCTTCTTCCCAGATCCAAGATATGGTTTCAAGCTATTCCCTTCTTGGatcttcttctgctccttcaacAGCTTCTTTATTTGCTTCTAGCCTTCATCAGCAGCTAGGTGGGCTTAAAGGTAGGAAACCTGGTAATAATCATTTTCAGGCTTTGTTACCCTTTGAAGACCTCCAAATGG AAGTGAAGTTAGAGACAGGGGACAAACGAATCCCATTCCAGAATCAAATCGAACCAATTGGACAGGCGGCCGACTCATCTCTCTACTGGAATACCACGAGTGTCAGTGCTTGGGCTGATCTCAACAACTTTGGATCTTCGGTCACCCCTTTAATTTGA
- the LOC122651745 gene encoding glyoxysomal processing protease, glyoxysomal isoform X2 — protein MELPEIVEFARNFAVMVRIQGPDPKGLKMRRHAFHHYQSGMTTLSASGLLLPDSLSDSPILNYVRKSSSTMAIVVTIASIVEPFLSLPHRKNAAQPLPELILGAQIDVMVEPKIKAGSQVDVKAKETSQWLQSQLLALVDVPASSLALQSLIEAPSGSIEHGSWDVGWSLSTSNSGPWASTDALRTKASLQNQMHPEHEPNNHRHMAMSASRLAFLGVPSINSEDLLDIGISPPNKRGDLLLAMGSPFGVLSPLHFFNSISVGSVGNCFPSNSFNSTLLMADIRCLPGMEGGPIFDQHAHLIGILTRPLRQRSGGAEIQLVIPWEAIATARNDLMSNEPQKLMKGIPGKENLQIVGKACSLNNQNARGTFNYVHDHLNSDCSPPMPVEKAMASTVLITIDDGVWASGVLLNRHGLILTNAHLLEPWRFGKTTVQGGRDGVTSKAASIISEKPMSPWHKHIAGPVKLHSLIPKMVKTSDISFVDEHDRYKLDSIYNSPKRIRARVDTMGSWIWCDARVVYVSKGPLDVALLQLESLPDQLSPITPDFARPSPGSKAYVIGHGLFGPRCDIYPSVCAGVVARVVEVQVPFYTNGGSLQKNGSNILPLMLETTAAVHPGGSGGPVLNSDGYMIGLVTSNARHSGGTIIPHLNFSIPCVALEPIFKFSKDMQNSSVLQDLDEPNERISSVWTLMPPLPPSPKPQLPHLPHTPSDSQEESKGSRFAKFIAERHGDVFAKSNQLLKVSKLSNEILRSKF, from the exons ATGGAATTGCCTGAAATCGTCGAATTTGCCCGGAACTTCGCCGTCATGGTTAGAATCCAGGGCCCT GACCCAAAAGGTCTAAAGATGCGAAGACATGCCTTCCACCACTACCA GTCCGGCATGACAACCCTTTCGGCATCTGGGCTGTTATTGCCCGATTCCCTCAGTGACTCTCCCATTCTGAATTATGTTCGGAAGTCTTCGTCTACGATGGCTATTGTTGTCACTATTGCATCAATTGTGGAGCCATTTCTATCGCTACCACATCGAAAGAACGCTGCCCAG CCCCTCCCAGAGTTGATTCTTGGAGCACAAATTGATGTTATGGTAGAG CCCAAGATAAAGGCTGGGAGTCAGGTTGATGTTAAAGCTAAGGAAACTTCCCAGTGGCTCCAGTCTCAGCTTCTAGCGTTG GTGGATGTTCCTGCATCTTCCCTTGCTCTCCAGTCGCTAATTGAAGCTCCTAGTGGCTCAATTGAGCATGGCTCCTGGGATGTTGGTTGGTCTTTGTCCACATCGAACAGTGGTCCTTGGGCTTCTACAGATGCTCTTAGAACAAAGG CTTCATTACAGAATCAAATGCATCCAGAACATGAACCAAATAATCACCGTCATATGGCCATGTCAGCTTCTAGACTTGCTTTTCTTGGAGTTCCTTCGATTAATTCTGAG GACCTTCTGGATATTGGTATCTCACCGCCAAATAAGAGGGGAGATCTTCTTCTGGCAATGGGGTCTCCTTTTGGTGTTCTCTCACCTCTTCACTTCTTTAATAG TATATCTGTAGGATCTGTTGGGAACTGTTTTCCATCGAATTCTTTTAACAGCACACTACTGATGGCTGACATTCGGTGCCTTCCTG GGATGGAAGGTGGTCCCATTTTTGATCAACATGCACATCTTATTGGTATCCTAACCAGGCCTTTAAGACAAAGATCTGGTGGTGCTGAAATTCAG CTAGTGATTCCATGGGAAGCCATAGCAACTGCTCGGAATGACTTGATGTCAAATGAACCTCAAAAGTTGATGAAAGGGATACCAGGCAAGGAGAATTTACAGATTGTAGGGAAGGCATGTTCACTAAACAATCAGAATGCACGTGGAACCTTTAACTATGTTCATGATCATCTAAATTCTGATTGCTCTCCACCAATGCCAGTTGAAAAGGCAATGGCTTCTACTGTTCTTATTACGATTGATGATGGAGTTTGGGCTTCGGGTGTCTTACTCAACAGACATGGCCTCATCCTCACAAATGCTCACCTTTTGGAACCATGGAGATTTGGCAAAACAACAGTACAGGGTGGAAGAGATGGAGTCACATCAAAAGCAGCATCCATCATCTCTGAGAAACCAATGTCTCCATGGCATAAACACATTGCTGGTCCAGTGAAACTTCATAGTCTGATTCCAAAAATGGTGAAAACATcagatatttcttttgttgatgaGCATGATAGATATAAATTGGACTCAATTTACAATAGCCCCAAAAGAATACGTGCTCGCGTGGATACTATGGGCTCCTGGATTTGGTGCGATGCTAGGGTAGTGTATGTTTCTAAAGGACCTTTGGATGTCGCCTTACTGCAGCTTGAGTCTCTTCCAGATCAATTAAGCCCAATTACTCCGGACTTCGCTCGTCCATCTCCAGGATCAAAAGCATATGTTATCGGACATGGACTCTTTGGACCACGATGTG ATATCTACCCATCCGTCTGTGCTGGTGTAGTTGCTCGGGTGGTGGAAGTACAGGTGCCTTTCTACACCAATGGTGGTAGTCTGCAAAAGAATGGATCAAACATCTTACCTCTAATGCTTGAAACTACTGCTGCCGTGCATCCTGGTGGGAGTGGCGGTCCCGTTCTCAATTCAGATGGGTATATGATTGGACTTGTAACAAG CAATGCAAGACACAGTGGAGGAACAATCATACCCCATCTTAACTTCAGTATACCTTGTGTGGCTTTAGAGCCTATCTTCAAGTTCTCAAAAG ACATGCAGAATTCATCAGTTCTACAAGATCTTGATGAACCAAATGAACGCATTTCTTCTGTATGGACTTTGATGCCTCCGCTGCCTCCCAGCCCTAAGCCCCAACTTCCTCATCTGCCACATACTCCATCGGATTCGCAAGAAGAGAGCAAGGGTTCTCGTTTTGCTAAATTTATCGCTGAAAGACATGGTGATGTTTTCGCCAAGTCAAACCAGCTTCTCAAAGTATCAAAGCTTTCTAATGAGATTCTACGCAGTAAATTCTAA
- the LOC122651745 gene encoding glyoxysomal processing protease, glyoxysomal isoform X3, which yields MELPEIVEFARNFAVMVRIQGPDPKGLKMRRHAFHHYQSGMTTLSASGLLLPDSLSDSPILNYVRKSSSTMAIVVTIASIVEPFLSLPHRKNAAQPLPELILGAQIDVMVEPKIKAGSQVDVKAKETSQWLQSQLLALVDVPASSLALQSLIEAPSGSIEHGSWDVGWSLSTSNSGPWASTDALRTKNQMHPEHEPNNHRHMAMSASRLAFLGVPSINSEDLLDIGISPPNKRGDLLLAMGSPFGVLSPLHFFNSISVGSVGNCFPSNSFNSTLLMADIRCLPGMEGGPIFDQHAHLIGILTRPLRQRSGGAEIQLVIPWEAIATARNDLMSNEPQKLMKGIPGKENLQIVGKACSLNNQNARGTFNYVHDHLNSDCSPPMPVEKAMASTVLITIDDGVWASGVLLNRHGLILTNAHLLEPWRFGKTTVQGGRDGVTSKAASIISEKPMSPWHKHIAGPVKLHSLIPKMVKTSDISFVDEHDRYKLDSIYNSPKRIRARVDTMGSWIWCDARVVYVSKGPLDVALLQLESLPDQLSPITPDFARPSPGSKAYVIGHGLFGPRCDIYPSVCAGVVARVVEVQVPFYTNGGSLQKNGSNILPLMLETTAAVHPGGSGGPVLNSDGYMIGLVTSNARHSGGTIIPHLNFSIPCVALEPIFKFSKDMQNSSVLQDLDEPNERISSVWTLMPPLPPSPKPQLPHLPHTPSDSQEESKGSRFAKFIAERHGDVFAKSNQLLKVSKLSNEILRSKF from the exons ATGGAATTGCCTGAAATCGTCGAATTTGCCCGGAACTTCGCCGTCATGGTTAGAATCCAGGGCCCT GACCCAAAAGGTCTAAAGATGCGAAGACATGCCTTCCACCACTACCA GTCCGGCATGACAACCCTTTCGGCATCTGGGCTGTTATTGCCCGATTCCCTCAGTGACTCTCCCATTCTGAATTATGTTCGGAAGTCTTCGTCTACGATGGCTATTGTTGTCACTATTGCATCAATTGTGGAGCCATTTCTATCGCTACCACATCGAAAGAACGCTGCCCAG CCCCTCCCAGAGTTGATTCTTGGAGCACAAATTGATGTTATGGTAGAG CCCAAGATAAAGGCTGGGAGTCAGGTTGATGTTAAAGCTAAGGAAACTTCCCAGTGGCTCCAGTCTCAGCTTCTAGCGTTG GTGGATGTTCCTGCATCTTCCCTTGCTCTCCAGTCGCTAATTGAAGCTCCTAGTGGCTCAATTGAGCATGGCTCCTGGGATGTTGGTTGGTCTTTGTCCACATCGAACAGTGGTCCTTGGGCTTCTACAGATGCTCTTAGAACAAAG AATCAAATGCATCCAGAACATGAACCAAATAATCACCGTCATATGGCCATGTCAGCTTCTAGACTTGCTTTTCTTGGAGTTCCTTCGATTAATTCTGAG GACCTTCTGGATATTGGTATCTCACCGCCAAATAAGAGGGGAGATCTTCTTCTGGCAATGGGGTCTCCTTTTGGTGTTCTCTCACCTCTTCACTTCTTTAATAG TATATCTGTAGGATCTGTTGGGAACTGTTTTCCATCGAATTCTTTTAACAGCACACTACTGATGGCTGACATTCGGTGCCTTCCTG GGATGGAAGGTGGTCCCATTTTTGATCAACATGCACATCTTATTGGTATCCTAACCAGGCCTTTAAGACAAAGATCTGGTGGTGCTGAAATTCAG CTAGTGATTCCATGGGAAGCCATAGCAACTGCTCGGAATGACTTGATGTCAAATGAACCTCAAAAGTTGATGAAAGGGATACCAGGCAAGGAGAATTTACAGATTGTAGGGAAGGCATGTTCACTAAACAATCAGAATGCACGTGGAACCTTTAACTATGTTCATGATCATCTAAATTCTGATTGCTCTCCACCAATGCCAGTTGAAAAGGCAATGGCTTCTACTGTTCTTATTACGATTGATGATGGAGTTTGGGCTTCGGGTGTCTTACTCAACAGACATGGCCTCATCCTCACAAATGCTCACCTTTTGGAACCATGGAGATTTGGCAAAACAACAGTACAGGGTGGAAGAGATGGAGTCACATCAAAAGCAGCATCCATCATCTCTGAGAAACCAATGTCTCCATGGCATAAACACATTGCTGGTCCAGTGAAACTTCATAGTCTGATTCCAAAAATGGTGAAAACATcagatatttcttttgttgatgaGCATGATAGATATAAATTGGACTCAATTTACAATAGCCCCAAAAGAATACGTGCTCGCGTGGATACTATGGGCTCCTGGATTTGGTGCGATGCTAGGGTAGTGTATGTTTCTAAAGGACCTTTGGATGTCGCCTTACTGCAGCTTGAGTCTCTTCCAGATCAATTAAGCCCAATTACTCCGGACTTCGCTCGTCCATCTCCAGGATCAAAAGCATATGTTATCGGACATGGACTCTTTGGACCACGATGTG ATATCTACCCATCCGTCTGTGCTGGTGTAGTTGCTCGGGTGGTGGAAGTACAGGTGCCTTTCTACACCAATGGTGGTAGTCTGCAAAAGAATGGATCAAACATCTTACCTCTAATGCTTGAAACTACTGCTGCCGTGCATCCTGGTGGGAGTGGCGGTCCCGTTCTCAATTCAGATGGGTATATGATTGGACTTGTAACAAG CAATGCAAGACACAGTGGAGGAACAATCATACCCCATCTTAACTTCAGTATACCTTGTGTGGCTTTAGAGCCTATCTTCAAGTTCTCAAAAG ACATGCAGAATTCATCAGTTCTACAAGATCTTGATGAACCAAATGAACGCATTTCTTCTGTATGGACTTTGATGCCTCCGCTGCCTCCCAGCCCTAAGCCCCAACTTCCTCATCTGCCACATACTCCATCGGATTCGCAAGAAGAGAGCAAGGGTTCTCGTTTTGCTAAATTTATCGCTGAAAGACATGGTGATGTTTTCGCCAAGTCAAACCAGCTTCTCAAAGTATCAAAGCTTTCTAATGAGATTCTACGCAGTAAATTCTAA
- the LOC122652427 gene encoding dof zinc finger protein DOF1.4-like isoform X3, which produces MIISPPPNEWPQHQIDETGLIASSGRVMEKPGQEQALKCPRCDSSNTKFCYYNNYSLSQPRHFCKACKRYWTRGGTLRNVPVGGGYRKNKRVKRSSSNDVSSPSSCSSALGTPTTPPVSTASIHINPLLYGLSGMGSPSDINNFPFPSFHSRVSNMETLPTSCNTDYNLQPRLNVLGLGFSSAAMSTTDAHEDDYRTGFNPSSQIQDMVSSYASSLHQQLGGLKGRKPGNNHFQALLPFEDLQMGLSSEMGTVKEVKLETGDKRIPFQNQIEPIGQAADSSLYWNTTSVSAWADLNNFGSSVTPLI; this is translated from the exons ATGATCATCTCTCCTCCCCCTAACGAGTGGCCACag CATCAAATAGATGAGACAGGGTTGATTGCTTCAAGTGGCAGGGTAATGGAGAAACCAGGGCAAGAACAAGCACTTAAATGCCCTCGTTGTGACTCTTCAAACACCAAATTCTGTTACTACAACAACTACAGCTTATCCCAGCCCAGACACTTCTGTAAGGCCTGCAAGCGTTATTGGACTAGAGGGGGAACTCTGCGTAATGTCCCAGTCGGTGGAGGCTACCGCAAGAACAAGAGGGTTAAGAGGTCTTCATCCAACGatgtttcttctccttcttcttgttcttcagcTCTTGGTACTCCAACTACTCCTCCTGTTTCCACAGCTTCCATCCACATTAATCCTTTGTTATATGGTCTATCCGGTATGGGTTCTCCCTCAGACATCAATAACTTCCCCTTCCCAAGCTTTCATTCCAGAGTCTCTAACATGGAGACTTTGCCCACATCATGCAACACCGACTATAATCTTCAGCCACGATTGAATGTTCTTGGGTTGGGTTTCTCTTCTGCAGCTATGAGTACTACTGATGCACATGAAGATGATTACCGAACTGGGTTTAATCCTTCTTCCCAGATCCAAGATATGGTTTCAAGCTA TGCTTCTAGCCTTCATCAGCAGCTAGGTGGGCTTAAAGGTAGGAAACCTGGTAATAATCATTTTCAGGCTTTGTTACCCTTTGAAGACCTCCAAATGGGTTTGAGCAGCGAAATGGGGACGGTGAAGGAAGTGAAGTTAGAGACAGGGGACAAACGAATCCCATTCCAGAATCAAATCGAACCAATTGGACAGGCGGCCGACTCATCTCTCTACTGGAATACCACGAGTGTCAGTGCTTGGGCTGATCTCAACAACTTTGGATCTTCGGTCACCCCTTTAATTTGA
- the LOC122652428 gene encoding LOW QUALITY PROTEIN: squamosa promoter-binding-like protein 3 (The sequence of the model RefSeq protein was modified relative to this genomic sequence to represent the inferred CDS: inserted 1 base in 1 codon) yields the protein MEATSSRFEGKRSAREQAKKEVVVAVDDDPDEEEEEEDEEEEEEAMGYEDEKKRRPAATFSAAKKRSTGGGGGVPPPSCQAENCNADLTNAKKYHSRHKVCEHHSKAPVVLVAGLRQRFCQQCSRFHVLSEFDEAKRSCRRRLAGHNERRRKSSTDSHGEGSSRKENHCMQAXHSGRIPVTLQGNATFKHFHIR from the exons ATGGAGGCGACGAGCAGTCGGTTCGAAGGGAAGCGGAGCGCCAGGGAGCAGGCGAAGAAggaagtggtggtggcagtTGACGATGACCCAgacgaggaggaggaagaggaggatgaagaagaagaagaagaagctatgGGTTATGAagatgaaaagaaaaggaggcCAGCGGCAACATTCTCCGCTGCTAAAAAGCGATCCACCGGAGGTGGCGGTGGGGTGCCGCCGCCTAGCTGCCAGGCTGAGAATTGCAACGCTGATCTCACCAATGCTAAGAAGTATCATAGCCGTCACAAGGTCTGCGAGCATCACTCCAAGGCTCCCGTTGTTCTTGTTGCTGGCCTTCGCCAGCGCTTCTGCCAGCAATGTAGCAG GTTCCATGTGCTGTCGGAGTTCGATGAAGCTAAGAGGAGCTGTCGAAGACGTTTAGCTGGACACAATGAGCGACGGAGAAAGAGTTCAACTGACTCTCATGGAGAAGGCTCCAGCCGCAAGGAAAACCATTGCATGCAGG ACCACAGTGGGAGGATTCCAGTAACCCTCCAAGGAAATGCCACGTTTAAGCATTTCCATATCAGATAA
- the LOC122651745 gene encoding glyoxysomal processing protease, glyoxysomal isoform X1, which translates to MELPEIVEFARNFAVMVRIQGPDPKGLKMRRHAFHHYQSGMTTLSASGLLLPDSLSDSPILNYVRKSSSTMAIVVTIASIVEPFLSLPHRKNAAQPLPELILGAQIDVMVEPKIKAGSQVDVKAKETSQWLQSQLLALVDVPASSLALQSLIEAPSGSIEHGSWDVGWSLSTSNSGPWASTDALRTKVGHDGSSLQNQMHPEHEPNNHRHMAMSASRLAFLGVPSINSEDLLDIGISPPNKRGDLLLAMGSPFGVLSPLHFFNSISVGSVGNCFPSNSFNSTLLMADIRCLPGMEGGPIFDQHAHLIGILTRPLRQRSGGAEIQLVIPWEAIATARNDLMSNEPQKLMKGIPGKENLQIVGKACSLNNQNARGTFNYVHDHLNSDCSPPMPVEKAMASTVLITIDDGVWASGVLLNRHGLILTNAHLLEPWRFGKTTVQGGRDGVTSKAASIISEKPMSPWHKHIAGPVKLHSLIPKMVKTSDISFVDEHDRYKLDSIYNSPKRIRARVDTMGSWIWCDARVVYVSKGPLDVALLQLESLPDQLSPITPDFARPSPGSKAYVIGHGLFGPRCDIYPSVCAGVVARVVEVQVPFYTNGGSLQKNGSNILPLMLETTAAVHPGGSGGPVLNSDGYMIGLVTSNARHSGGTIIPHLNFSIPCVALEPIFKFSKDMQNSSVLQDLDEPNERISSVWTLMPPLPPSPKPQLPHLPHTPSDSQEESKGSRFAKFIAERHGDVFAKSNQLLKVSKLSNEILRSKF; encoded by the exons ATGGAATTGCCTGAAATCGTCGAATTTGCCCGGAACTTCGCCGTCATGGTTAGAATCCAGGGCCCT GACCCAAAAGGTCTAAAGATGCGAAGACATGCCTTCCACCACTACCA GTCCGGCATGACAACCCTTTCGGCATCTGGGCTGTTATTGCCCGATTCCCTCAGTGACTCTCCCATTCTGAATTATGTTCGGAAGTCTTCGTCTACGATGGCTATTGTTGTCACTATTGCATCAATTGTGGAGCCATTTCTATCGCTACCACATCGAAAGAACGCTGCCCAG CCCCTCCCAGAGTTGATTCTTGGAGCACAAATTGATGTTATGGTAGAG CCCAAGATAAAGGCTGGGAGTCAGGTTGATGTTAAAGCTAAGGAAACTTCCCAGTGGCTCCAGTCTCAGCTTCTAGCGTTG GTGGATGTTCCTGCATCTTCCCTTGCTCTCCAGTCGCTAATTGAAGCTCCTAGTGGCTCAATTGAGCATGGCTCCTGGGATGTTGGTTGGTCTTTGTCCACATCGAACAGTGGTCCTTGGGCTTCTACAGATGCTCTTAGAACAAAG GTTGGACATGATGGATCTTCATTACAGAATCAAATGCATCCAGAACATGAACCAAATAATCACCGTCATATGGCCATGTCAGCTTCTAGACTTGCTTTTCTTGGAGTTCCTTCGATTAATTCTGAG GACCTTCTGGATATTGGTATCTCACCGCCAAATAAGAGGGGAGATCTTCTTCTGGCAATGGGGTCTCCTTTTGGTGTTCTCTCACCTCTTCACTTCTTTAATAG TATATCTGTAGGATCTGTTGGGAACTGTTTTCCATCGAATTCTTTTAACAGCACACTACTGATGGCTGACATTCGGTGCCTTCCTG GGATGGAAGGTGGTCCCATTTTTGATCAACATGCACATCTTATTGGTATCCTAACCAGGCCTTTAAGACAAAGATCTGGTGGTGCTGAAATTCAG CTAGTGATTCCATGGGAAGCCATAGCAACTGCTCGGAATGACTTGATGTCAAATGAACCTCAAAAGTTGATGAAAGGGATACCAGGCAAGGAGAATTTACAGATTGTAGGGAAGGCATGTTCACTAAACAATCAGAATGCACGTGGAACCTTTAACTATGTTCATGATCATCTAAATTCTGATTGCTCTCCACCAATGCCAGTTGAAAAGGCAATGGCTTCTACTGTTCTTATTACGATTGATGATGGAGTTTGGGCTTCGGGTGTCTTACTCAACAGACATGGCCTCATCCTCACAAATGCTCACCTTTTGGAACCATGGAGATTTGGCAAAACAACAGTACAGGGTGGAAGAGATGGAGTCACATCAAAAGCAGCATCCATCATCTCTGAGAAACCAATGTCTCCATGGCATAAACACATTGCTGGTCCAGTGAAACTTCATAGTCTGATTCCAAAAATGGTGAAAACATcagatatttcttttgttgatgaGCATGATAGATATAAATTGGACTCAATTTACAATAGCCCCAAAAGAATACGTGCTCGCGTGGATACTATGGGCTCCTGGATTTGGTGCGATGCTAGGGTAGTGTATGTTTCTAAAGGACCTTTGGATGTCGCCTTACTGCAGCTTGAGTCTCTTCCAGATCAATTAAGCCCAATTACTCCGGACTTCGCTCGTCCATCTCCAGGATCAAAAGCATATGTTATCGGACATGGACTCTTTGGACCACGATGTG ATATCTACCCATCCGTCTGTGCTGGTGTAGTTGCTCGGGTGGTGGAAGTACAGGTGCCTTTCTACACCAATGGTGGTAGTCTGCAAAAGAATGGATCAAACATCTTACCTCTAATGCTTGAAACTACTGCTGCCGTGCATCCTGGTGGGAGTGGCGGTCCCGTTCTCAATTCAGATGGGTATATGATTGGACTTGTAACAAG CAATGCAAGACACAGTGGAGGAACAATCATACCCCATCTTAACTTCAGTATACCTTGTGTGGCTTTAGAGCCTATCTTCAAGTTCTCAAAAG ACATGCAGAATTCATCAGTTCTACAAGATCTTGATGAACCAAATGAACGCATTTCTTCTGTATGGACTTTGATGCCTCCGCTGCCTCCCAGCCCTAAGCCCCAACTTCCTCATCTGCCACATACTCCATCGGATTCGCAAGAAGAGAGCAAGGGTTCTCGTTTTGCTAAATTTATCGCTGAAAGACATGGTGATGTTTTCGCCAAGTCAAACCAGCTTCTCAAAGTATCAAAGCTTTCTAATGAGATTCTACGCAGTAAATTCTAA